A genomic stretch from Bacteroidota bacterium includes:
- a CDS encoding CapA family protein, protein MKYIVTSLLIAFTLFNATAQVETYPTSHDTSLRVVTVIGVGDMMLGTNYPSEKHLPPNDGKNLLDSVREILLDADITFGNLEGTLAGDKGKVKKCSNPKVCYAFRSPVHYAKYYKEAGFDLLSIANNHSGDFGAEGREITMTTLEEYGIQYAGLLSCPTTVIEKDGVKYGLAAFAPNSGTVSIKDIEGAKAIVAALDSLCDILIVSFHGGGEGRDRQHVTRDTEMFIGENRGNVYEFSHAVIDAGADIVFGHGPHVTRAMELYNNRLICYSLGNFATYDRFSLTAESGVAPIVKVTTDTKGNFIGAKITPIKQMGEGIPVIDTEKQWALKLIQELTKADFPETPLLIGDDGEVVKKQ, encoded by the coding sequence ATGAAATACATTGTAACCTCGTTATTAATCGCTTTTACACTTTTTAACGCTACAGCACAAGTAGAAACCTACCCCACATCACACGATACTTCTTTGCGTGTGGTAACGGTAATTGGCGTAGGGGATATGATGCTGGGCACCAATTATCCCAGCGAAAAACATTTGCCCCCAAACGATGGTAAAAATCTGTTGGACAGCGTGCGTGAAATTTTGCTGGATGCGGACATCACTTTTGGCAACCTTGAAGGTACGTTGGCAGGTGATAAGGGCAAGGTGAAAAAATGCAGTAACCCCAAAGTGTGTTATGCTTTCCGTTCGCCCGTTCATTATGCAAAATACTACAAAGAGGCAGGTTTTGATTTGTTGAGTATTGCCAACAACCACAGCGGTGATTTTGGTGCCGAAGGTCGTGAAATTACCATGACTACTCTTGAGGAATATGGCATACAGTACGCGGGTTTGCTAAGCTGCCCAACAACTGTGATTGAAAAAGACGGTGTTAAATACGGCTTGGCCGCTTTTGCACCTAATAGCGGAACGGTAAGCATTAAAGACATTGAAGGGGCAAAAGCTATTGTAGCTGCCTTGGATAGTTTGTGCGATATACTGATTGTATCGTTTCACGGGGGTGGGGAAGGCCGCGACCGACAACACGTAACCCGTGATACTGAAATGTTTATTGGAGAGAACAGGGGCAATGTGTATGAGTTTAGCCACGCAGTGATTGATGCAGGTGCTGATATTGTTTTCGGGCACGGTCCGCACGTTACCCGCGCAATGGAGTTATATAACAACCGTTTGATTTGCTATAGTTTGGGCAATTTTGCCACCTACGACCGTTTTAGCCTGACTGCCGAAAGCGGAGTTGCACCGATAGTAAAGGTTACAACGGATACAAAAGGGAACTTTATAGGAGCGAAAATCACCCCGATAAAACAAATGGGAGAGGGAATACCCGTGATAGATACCGAAAAACAATGGGCGTTGAAGCTGATACAAGAACTTACCAAAGCTGATTTTCCTGAAACACCGCTATTGATAGGCGACGACGGCGAGGTAGTGAAAAAGCAATAA
- a CDS encoding MerR family transcriptional regulator, giving the protein MLPEEENPDKMYYSISEVSTMLNVNASLIRFWEKEFDVLRPKKNSKGNRQFTRDDVANLRLIYHLVKEQGYTLQGANEKLKLDKGQGTKKVEIIDSLYKIRNLLTDIKDILDKEAK; this is encoded by the coding sequence ATGCTGCCTGAAGAAGAAAACCCCGACAAAATGTACTATTCTATCAGCGAGGTTTCTACCATGCTGAATGTGAATGCTTCACTCATCCGCTTTTGGGAAAAGGAATTTGATGTATTGCGACCTAAGAAGAACAGCAAGGGAAACCGTCAGTTTACCCGTGATGATGTAGCTAATTTGAGATTGATATACCATTTGGTGAAGGAGCAAGGCTATACATTGCAGGGAGCTAATGAGAAATTGAAGCTGGATAAAGGCCAAGGCACTAAAAAGGTGGAGATTATAGACAGCTTGTATAAGATACGCAACTTATTAACCGATATTAAAGATATACTGGACAAGGAAGCCAAATGA
- a CDS encoding M23 family metallopeptidase — MAKKTKYFFDPHSLTYEIAHTSWGKMALRVFGFLSASAVLGAIIMAVSYTYFSSPKEKILEDRLDEYRLQVSLYEKTVDELSASLEQLNKRDEEIYRVVFEAPPLQDSTKNPQSIFERYKNKVGLDEEDNMERMKTKLANLASRMKVQSASFDDILERAKRKQDMLASIPAIQPISNKELDRVASGFGYRIHPIYKTVKMHSGMDFTASKGTPIYATGNGTVTFAGYNEGYGYHVIINHGYGYESLYAHMTKIEAKQGQSINRGQRIGTVGSSGLSTAPHLHYEIIKNGDKVNPVHFYYNDLSPEDYERIKELAAANNQSFD, encoded by the coding sequence ATGGCTAAAAAGACCAAGTACTTTTTCGACCCGCATAGTCTTACTTATGAAATTGCCCATACCAGTTGGGGTAAAATGGCGTTGCGTGTATTTGGTTTCTTGAGTGCATCGGCGGTGTTGGGTGCTATAATTATGGCAGTGTCGTACACTTATTTCAGTTCACCCAAAGAAAAAATACTGGAAGATAGGCTTGATGAATACAGGCTACAGGTATCACTCTATGAAAAAACTGTTGATGAATTATCAGCCTCGCTTGAACAACTGAATAAACGCGACGAAGAAATATACCGCGTAGTGTTTGAGGCTCCTCCATTGCAAGACAGTACTAAGAACCCGCAAAGCATTTTTGAACGTTATAAAAATAAGGTGGGGTTGGACGAAGAGGATAATATGGAGCGGATGAAGACCAAGTTGGCTAATCTTGCTTCAAGAATGAAGGTGCAATCGGCATCGTTTGATGATATTTTAGAACGTGCCAAACGCAAGCAGGATATGTTGGCAAGCATACCTGCCATACAACCCATTTCAAACAAAGAGCTTGATCGTGTGGCATCGGGTTTCGGGTATCGTATCCATCCCATTTACAAAACGGTTAAAATGCACTCGGGTATGGATTTTACGGCCAGTAAGGGTACTCCTATTTATGCCACAGGAAACGGTACGGTTACTTTTGCAGGCTATAACGAAGGCTACGGCTACCACGTGATTATTAATCACGGCTACGGTTACGAGAGTTTATATGCCCACATGACGAAGATAGAGGCCAAGCAAGGTCAATCTATCAATAGGGGACAGCGTATAGGCACTGTAGGTTCTTCGGGCTTATCAACCGCACCGCATTTGCATTACGAGATTATTAAAAACGGAGATAAGGTAAATCCTGTACACTTTTACTACAACGATTTGTCGCCCGAGGATTACGAACGTATTAAAGAACTGGCTGCGGCCAATAACCAATCATTTGACTGA
- a CDS encoding M24 family metallopeptidase, giving the protein MKKILIDTSLFKQNRERLLSKMKPYSVAVINANLTYPTNADGTYPYKPNSDLFYLTGIEQEETTLLLVRESETASKTILFIKPFDPLYEKWMGRLLTVEDAQRIADIDTVLLTTEFETTLHTHALQQQTIYLNANEHLRAVLEVQDKDAQFAQWCRQKYPTHTYKRLAPIISSLRLIKSAVEADLLQQAADVTTQGFLRLLQIVKPGVWEYEIEAELLHQYYKHGTATADYHPIIASGADSCILHYNANSKQCQAGDVLLVDAAARWANYNADLTRVIPVSGQFTQRQKQVYNAVLRVNKAMQTLMVAGALLADLQQHCFDLLLKELVDLGLASKEAIHNPSLRKEALQTYCYHNFSHLLGLSVHDVGDMKQPLQAGVVLTNEPGIYIATENIGIRIENNILITENGNKNLMENTPIEAEHIETLMNA; this is encoded by the coding sequence ATGAAAAAGATACTGATAGATACCTCCCTTTTTAAACAAAACCGTGAGCGGCTTTTGAGTAAAATGAAACCCTATAGCGTGGCGGTGATAAATGCTAATCTAACCTACCCTACCAATGCAGATGGGACTTACCCCTACAAACCCAACAGCGATTTGTTTTACCTAACGGGTATTGAGCAGGAAGAAACTACCTTGTTGCTGGTAAGAGAAAGTGAAACGGCGTCAAAAACCATTTTATTTATCAAACCATTTGACCCTTTGTATGAAAAATGGATGGGCAGGCTACTTACGGTTGAAGATGCACAACGTATTGCCGACATTGATACTGTGCTACTTACCACCGAGTTTGAAACCACCCTGCACACCCATGCTTTGCAACAGCAAACCATTTACCTAAATGCCAACGAGCATTTACGCGCTGTGCTTGAGGTGCAGGATAAAGATGCGCAATTTGCACAATGGTGCCGTCAAAAATACCCAACGCACACGTACAAACGCCTTGCACCCATTATCAGTAGTTTACGGTTGATTAAAAGTGCTGTGGAAGCTGATTTGCTGCAACAAGCTGCCGATGTAACCACACAAGGCTTTTTGCGTTTGCTGCAAATAGTAAAACCCGGTGTGTGGGAGTATGAAATTGAGGCCGAACTACTGCATCAATACTACAAACACGGCACTGCCACGGCTGATTATCATCCCATTATTGCCAGCGGTGCCGATAGCTGCATATTGCATTACAATGCCAACAGTAAGCAATGCCAAGCAGGCGATGTTTTATTGGTTGATGCCGCTGCCAGATGGGCCAACTACAATGCCGACCTTACCCGTGTGATACCCGTAAGCGGACAGTTTACCCAACGCCAGAAACAGGTGTACAATGCAGTACTGAGAGTAAACAAAGCCATGCAAACCCTTATGGTTGCGGGGGCTTTACTGGCCGATTTACAACAACATTGTTTTGACTTATTGTTAAAAGAATTGGTGGATTTGGGATTGGCTTCAAAAGAGGCGATACACAATCCTTCGCTGCGAAAGGAAGCCCTGCAAACCTATTGCTACCATAATTTTTCGCACCTGTTGGGATTAAGCGTACACGATGTGGGCGATATGAAACAACCCTTACAGGCAGGCGTGGTACTTACCAACGAGCCCGGTATTTATATAGCTACCGAAAACATTGGCATACGGATAGAAAACAACATTTTAATAACCGAAAACGGTAATAAAAATCTGATGGAAAACACTCCCATTGAGGCCGAACATATAGAAACATTGATGAACGCCTGA
- a CDS encoding acyl-CoA thioesterase: MNVVFPVVLTLRIDWSEIDIYGHVNNVSYFKYVQAARVNYWEQVGITDYHAETNIGPMLAGSKCTFKRPLFYPGTVRIESRVEFIKNTSFGIVHRLLDGEGTIAAEAEDVIVMFDFNKHEKSPFPPFIKQRIEELEKKTF; this comes from the coding sequence ATGAATGTTGTTTTTCCTGTGGTGCTTACTTTGAGGATTGATTGGAGCGAAATTGATATATACGGGCACGTAAATAATGTTTCGTATTTTAAATATGTGCAGGCTGCAAGGGTAAATTACTGGGAGCAGGTGGGCATAACAGATTATCATGCTGAAACGAATATAGGGCCTATGCTGGCAGGCAGCAAATGCACATTTAAACGTCCGTTGTTTTATCCGGGTACGGTACGCATTGAATCGAGGGTAGAGTTTATTAAGAACACAAGTTTTGGTATTGTGCACCGGTTGCTTGACGGTGAGGGTACTATTGCCGCCGAAGCCGAGGATGTGATTGTGATGTTTGATTTTAATAAACACGAAAAAAGCCCCTTTCCGCCGTTTATTAAACAACGGATTGAGGAGCTTGAGAAAAAAACGTTTTAG
- a CDS encoding cation transporter, with protein MLRQNPNLRLQVNTLAIGAVIMAGKFVAYFLTHSNTILTDALESIVNIAAGIMGVYSLYLAAKPKDADHPYGHGKVEFISASVEGTLIAATGLMMIVKSTINFFQPSQLTNLDIGLYITSAAGLLNYLLGWRLVSQGTKTDSITLIASGKHLKSDAYTTIGVLAGLAVLYFTGFNWLDNALAMAMGGLIIYTGIGILRRSVAGIMDEADTDLLVDVIKIVNDNRRPAWVDIHNMRIIKYGSSLHVDCHITLPWYFTIKEAHAEVEAIDKLISEHYQQGVEFFIHTDGCIETSCKICQIADCKERKHPFENKMDWSLENVMQNKKHGL; from the coding sequence ATGCTTCGTCAAAACCCCAATTTACGCTTACAAGTAAACACTCTTGCCATTGGTGCCGTTATTATGGCAGGCAAATTTGTGGCTTACTTTCTTACCCACTCAAACACTATACTTACTGATGCCCTCGAGAGTATTGTAAATATTGCCGCAGGCATAATGGGGGTGTATAGCTTGTATTTGGCCGCCAAACCTAAAGACGCCGACCACCCCTACGGTCATGGTAAAGTAGAATTTATTTCAGCCTCGGTAGAGGGAACGTTAATTGCCGCTACTGGGTTGATGATGATAGTAAAATCAACCATCAACTTTTTTCAGCCCAGCCAACTAACCAACCTCGATATAGGGCTGTACATCACCTCGGCAGCAGGGTTATTAAACTATTTACTGGGATGGCGTTTAGTATCGCAAGGAACAAAAACCGACTCTATCACTCTTATCGCCAGCGGAAAACACTTAAAATCTGATGCCTACACCACCATTGGCGTACTGGCAGGCTTGGCCGTTTTGTATTTTACGGGATTTAACTGGCTGGATAATGCCTTGGCAATGGCGATGGGCGGACTGATTATCTACACAGGGATTGGCATTTTACGCCGCTCGGTAGCAGGTATTATGGACGAAGCTGACACCGATTTGCTGGTTGATGTGATAAAAATTGTGAATGATAACCGCAGGCCTGCTTGGGTAGATATACACAACATGCGGATTATTAAGTACGGCAGCAGTTTGCACGTTGATTGTCACATTACCCTGCCGTGGTATTTTACCATCAAAGAAGCCCATGCAGAGGTAGAAGCCATAGATAAATTAATAAGCGAACACTATCAGCAAGGCGTGGAGTTTTTTATCCATACCGACGGCTGTATTGAAACCTCTTGCAAGATATGTCAGATAGCCGATTGCAAAGAGCGCAAGCATCCCTTTGAAAACAAGATGGATTGGAGTCTTGAAAACGTAATGCAAAACAAAAAACACGGGCTGTAG